One Clostridium sp. CM027 genomic window carries:
- a CDS encoding DUF3343 domain-containing protein, with the protein MKVEVVESEYLVVYPGHNVATLLYQRLLKKSCKVELVSTPTKISYGCSLSIKFKEVYMNIVSDEIRKINIKAKGVYRIVKNGKFDSYERV; encoded by the coding sequence ATGAAGGTAGAAGTAGTAGAAAGTGAATATTTAGTTGTTTACCCAGGTCATAATGTTGCAACACTTTTGTACCAAAGGCTTTTAAAGAAATCTTGCAAGGTTGAATTAGTATCAACCCCAACAAAAATATCCTATGGTTGTAGTCTATCCATCAAATTCAAAGAAGTCTATATGAATATTGTTAGCGATGAAATTCGAAAGATTAATATAAAAGCAAAAGGCGTGTACAGGATCGTTAAAAATGGAAAATTTGATAGCTACGAAAGGGTCTAG
- a CDS encoding YncE family protein gives MIEIAENIRKSFYFVSNVKTGTLTIIDGLCNTILKEISVGKSPFKLALKDNNTISVACDVSNTISFINYITGEIKENIIPNNGNFQIDTINKKIYVSNTSEVTIYDINLDKLLGRIKGLSAIIDLRLNKEGSKLYVLDTLLKELRIYSTESYRLIHSFKNLGINPTYLLISEDDKTAYISMRNNILKIDINSEKVTDLILPKGSLIAGMILKDATLYASNFGLNRIELINTNTNEAYDFIITSKPEPTRLSITDDYTKLLVANRNRENHGGIDIIDLKSNSVIGSILMNTLNSQPYDVISLRLPYTYVPPAAITNLQPGNQIITIIAKKIFASYNENLNFPIININLPKNINSSYIFEKIKFEPGIIVEHSEIRSLLSTTSGFSSIKFIGRVNYIIDYLEDNKNNSINGFFEKPIEVFLDIPKDRELNEFQLNIKTITELTDAPIILHNVIRFGVTTLMELNIIGDDEISIINSKETPDNAEEHFEAFDGFSGSIFPDDTVFTL, from the coding sequence GTGATTGAAATAGCTGAAAATATTAGAAAAAGTTTTTATTTTGTTTCAAACGTTAAAACTGGAACCTTAACTATAATTGATGGTCTTTGCAATACTATATTAAAAGAAATATCTGTAGGAAAAAGTCCATTTAAATTAGCTCTGAAAGATAACAATACCATTAGTGTTGCTTGTGATGTGAGTAATACCATCTCATTTATTAATTATATTACTGGTGAAATAAAAGAAAATATTATTCCCAATAATGGCAACTTTCAAATTGATACCATAAACAAAAAAATATACGTTTCAAATACCTCTGAAGTCACTATATATGATATAAACTTAGATAAGTTACTAGGTCGCATTAAAGGATTATCAGCAATTATTGATTTAAGGCTTAATAAAGAAGGGTCTAAGCTATATGTATTAGATACATTATTAAAGGAATTAAGAATTTATAGTACAGAAAGTTATAGACTTATACATTCATTTAAAAACCTAGGTATAAATCCAACTTATCTTTTAATATCCGAAGATGATAAAACCGCATACATTTCAATGCGAAATAATATATTAAAAATAGATATTAACTCAGAAAAGGTTACTGATTTAATTTTACCTAAGGGATCATTAATTGCTGGAATGATCTTAAAAGACGCTACCTTATACGCATCAAATTTTGGACTAAACAGAATAGAGTTAATAAATACTAATACTAATGAAGCATATGATTTTATTATTACCTCAAAACCTGAACCTACCAGACTTTCTATAACTGACGACTATACTAAGCTCTTGGTAGCTAATAGAAACCGTGAAAATCATGGCGGGATTGATATAATTGATTTAAAATCTAATTCTGTAATTGGTTCAATTCTGATGAATACACTTAATAGCCAGCCCTATGATGTTATTTCACTGAGACTTCCTTATACATATGTTCCACCAGCTGCAATAACTAATCTACAACCAGGCAATCAGATAATAACCATTATAGCAAAAAAAATATTTGCATCATACAATGAAAATCTTAATTTCCCCATCATAAATATAAATTTACCTAAAAATATAAATTCTTCTTATATTTTTGAAAAAATAAAATTTGAACCTGGTATTATTGTAGAGCATTCCGAAATTAGAAGCCTTTTATCTACAACATCTGGGTTTTCAAGTATTAAATTTATTGGAAGAGTTAATTATATAATTGATTATCTTGAAGACAACAAAAATAACAGTATAAATGGATTTTTTGAAAAACCTATAGAAGTTTTTTTAGATATTCCTAAAGACCGTGAATTAAATGAATTTCAACTCAATATTAAAACAATCACTGAACTTACAGATGCTCCAATAATTCTTCATAATGTTATAAGATTTGGTGTAACTACTTTGATGGAGTTAAATATAATAGGTGACGATGAAATATCTATTATTAATTCGAAAGAAACCCCTGATAATGCGGAAGAGCACTTCGAAGCATTCGATGGTTTTAGCGGCTCAATTTTTCCAGATGACACAGTGTTTACTCTTTAA
- a CDS encoding ATP-binding protein, whose amino-acid sequence MSSIAGEGCEILVPFNDRKPLAEIERSLITTFRKPIWRKFIKAIIDYNLVCEGDKIAVAISGGKDSLIMAKLFQELQLHGKFNFELEYIAMDPGYHKNIKELLIDNCKHLNIPVKIFESRVFDIIDSIAKDYPCYMCAKMRRGALYAKAKELGCNKLALGHHFNDVVETTMLNVLYSGNFKTMLPKLKAQNFEGMELIRPLYYIEEQYIVDFTQNSGIWPLNCACMVAAKKIGNKRHEIKDLVKELKKNFSGADKSIFRAAQNVNMDSILGWQKNGENYSYLDFYDENED is encoded by the coding sequence ATGAGTAGCATTGCAGGAGAAGGTTGTGAAATATTAGTTCCATTTAATGATAGAAAACCACTAGCGGAAATAGAACGTAGTCTTATTACAACCTTTAGAAAGCCTATTTGGAGAAAATTCATTAAGGCTATAATAGATTATAATTTAGTTTGCGAGGGTGATAAAATTGCTGTAGCTATCTCGGGCGGTAAGGATAGTCTAATAATGGCTAAATTATTTCAAGAGTTACAACTTCACGGTAAATTTAATTTTGAATTAGAGTATATTGCTATGGATCCTGGTTACCATAAAAATATAAAAGAACTATTAATTGATAATTGTAAACATCTAAATATTCCTGTGAAAATATTTGAATCAAGAGTTTTTGATATAATTGATAGTATAGCTAAGGATTATCCTTGTTACATGTGTGCAAAAATGCGCAGAGGTGCATTATATGCAAAAGCAAAAGAGTTAGGTTGTAATAAACTTGCCCTTGGACATCATTTTAATGACGTAGTCGAAACCACTATGTTAAATGTTCTTTATTCAGGAAATTTTAAGACTATGCTTCCAAAATTAAAAGCACAAAATTTCGAAGGTATGGAATTAATTCGTCCTCTTTATTATATTGAAGAACAATATATTGTGGATTTCACTCAAAACAGTGGTATTTGGCCACTAAATTGTGCATGCATGGTGGCAGCTAAAAAGATAGGCAATAAACGTCATGAAATTAAAGATTTAGTTAAAGAGTTAAAGAAGAATTTTAGCGGTGCTGATAAATCTATTTTTAGAGCCGCACAAAATGTTAATATGGATTCTATCTTAGGTTGGCAAAAAAATGGTGAGAATTATTCGTATTTAGACTTTTATGATGAAAATGAAGATTAA
- a CDS encoding TRAP transporter permease, producing MINLSVIHYAYIIIILIITVIITLKKDVILPCIVGICVIGYIFTGDVLSAVQIIYKAVVVSGKEFIEIVVVIALVNSMSSSLHDLGADELIIKPIRKLMINKTLSFFILGITVTVTSWFIWPTPAIVFIGALMVPAAIESGLPPVWAAVVLCLFGNGVALSSDFVLQAAPSITAKTANLPNALGIIKECLPFWGIMSIVTIILAFILMKKDKISKIMVDATIIETRKLIQNHSIGIKIMAIVTPLSFIIDIIFIKKFNFIGSDSTALIGGTAAIIMIISSIIHTDFRTSLGEVTKYIKSGFTFGINIFAPIIIIGAFFFLGSESTAVDILGNGASGLLSDIGIYAASKIPLSKYSVIGIQTAVSTLLGLSGSGFAGLPLVGTLANTFSNTINIDKEKVAAFGQIITIWIGGGTIIPWSVVAAAGICKVEPFDVARKNVIPVICGIVATVLLAMIIL from the coding sequence ATGATAAATTTAAGTGTAATTCATTATGCATATATAATCATTATTCTAATAATTACAGTTATAATTACACTTAAAAAAGATGTAATACTTCCATGCATTGTGGGCATTTGCGTAATAGGTTATATTTTTACAGGTGATGTTCTAAGTGCTGTTCAGATTATATATAAGGCCGTAGTAGTGTCGGGTAAAGAATTTATTGAAATAGTTGTAGTTATTGCTTTAGTTAATTCAATGTCTAGTTCATTACATGACCTGGGTGCAGATGAATTAATTATAAAACCTATAAGGAAATTAATGATAAATAAAACATTGTCATTTTTTATTCTAGGAATTACGGTTACTGTAACCTCGTGGTTTATTTGGCCCACACCTGCAATAGTTTTTATAGGTGCTTTAATGGTGCCTGCAGCAATAGAATCTGGATTGCCACCTGTATGGGCCGCAGTTGTTTTATGTTTATTCGGAAATGGAGTTGCTTTATCAAGCGATTTTGTTCTTCAAGCAGCACCATCAATAACCGCTAAGACTGCAAACTTGCCTAATGCATTAGGAATTATTAAAGAATGTCTTCCCTTTTGGGGTATAATGAGTATAGTTACTATAATTTTAGCATTTATACTTATGAAAAAAGATAAAATCTCTAAAATTATGGTTGATGCAACAATAATTGAAACTAGAAAATTAATACAAAATCATTCAATAGGAATAAAAATAATGGCAATTGTTACCCCTTTATCATTTATAATAGATATCATATTCATTAAAAAATTCAACTTCATAGGTTCAGACTCTACAGCTCTAATAGGTGGTACAGCAGCAATAATAATGATTATTTCATCTATAATACATACTGATTTTAGAACGTCATTAGGAGAGGTTACTAAATATATTAAAAGCGGTTTTACTTTTGGTATAAACATATTTGCACCAATTATAATTATTGGTGCGTTCTTTTTTCTAGGAAGTGAAAGTACCGCAGTTGATATATTGGGTAATGGAGCTAGCGGCCTTCTAAGTGATATAGGAATATATGCTGCAAGCAAGATACCATTATCTAAATACTCAGTTATAGGTATCCAAACAGCAGTAAGTACTCTTCTTGGACTTAGCGGTTCAGGTTTCGCAGGTCTACCGCTCGTAGGCACTTTAGCTAACACCTTTTCAAATACTATTAATATAGACAAGGAAAAGGTTGCGGCATTTGGTCAAATAATTACAATATGGATAGGTGGAGGAACTATAATCCCTTGGAGTGTAGTTGCTGCAGCAGGAATATGTAAGGTTGAACCCTTTGACGTAGCTAGAAAAAATGTTATTCCTGTTATTTGTGGAATAGTTGCTACCGTGCTACTAGCTATGATAATATTATAG
- a CDS encoding arsenate reductase family protein, translating to MNIQCFGRKKCFDTQKTERYFKERNIKYQFIDFNIKGLSKGELQSVKHSVGLNNLINTKAKDYKKSNLQQIRGEETKEEILLKNPQLFNTPIVRNGKEATVGYVPEIWTTWE from the coding sequence ATGAATATTCAATGTTTTGGAAGAAAAAAGTGTTTTGACACACAAAAAACTGAACGATATTTTAAGGAAAGAAATATAAAATATCAATTTATAGATTTTAATATTAAAGGACTAAGTAAGGGTGAATTACAAAGTGTGAAACATTCTGTAGGATTAAACAATTTAATTAACACGAAAGCAAAGGATTATAAAAAATCAAATTTACAGCAAATTAGAGGTGAGGAGACCAAAGAAGAAATTTTATTGAAAAATCCTCAACTTTTTAATACCCCTATAGTACGTAATGGAAAGGAAGCCACTGTGGGCTATGTACCAGAGATATGGACAACCTGGGAATAA
- a CDS encoding biotin transporter BioY: protein MKLSTRDLIITALFTALTAVGGFISIPLGPVPITLQSFFVLLSGLILGAKLGALSQITYLILGLIGLPVFSGGTGGLTSVVSPTFGFLISFIVVAYVIGKITEKNKSLSTIICSVILGSSVMYLMGIPYFYFIFTNYLGKNINFYAALKYACIPFIPGDIIKAIIAIIIAKQLIPRLSKHSNSN, encoded by the coding sequence TTGAAATTATCTACACGAGATTTAATAATTACTGCATTATTTACTGCATTAACGGCAGTAGGAGGCTTTATTTCTATACCTCTAGGTCCAGTTCCTATAACGCTACAATCTTTTTTTGTTCTTTTATCTGGACTTATATTAGGTGCCAAGTTAGGTGCACTATCTCAAATCACATACCTTATTTTGGGGTTAATTGGATTACCTGTTTTTTCTGGCGGAACAGGAGGATTAACTTCTGTAGTAAGTCCTACCTTTGGATTTTTAATATCTTTTATTGTTGTAGCATATGTAATTGGCAAGATTACAGAGAAAAATAAATCTCTTTCTACAATAATATGTTCTGTTATTTTAGGAAGTTCCGTAATGTATCTTATGGGGATACCCTACTTTTATTTTATTTTTACGAATTATTTAGGGAAAAATATAAATTTTTATGCAGCTCTTAAATACGCTTGCATACCATTTATACCTGGAGATATTATAAAGGCAATTATAGCTATAATCATAGCTAAACAATTAATCCCTAGATTATCAAAACATTCGAATTCAAATTAA
- the menA gene encoding 1,4-dihydroxy-2-naphthoate polyprenyltransferase has product MYLISFLEFIEIKTKLASMIPFILGTLYSLYRYKSFNLKNFIIMGISLLTFDMATTAINNYIDYKKDLKCNRHNHENKNGIIRYNIKESTAVAIIFTLLAIAIFFGILLTLNTNVVVLLIGIISFLAGIFYTYGPIPISRMPLGEVFSGVFMGFIILFLACYIHISDRNIISIMYVSNMLNISINLVELFYIFLISTPTINGIANIMLANNICDLEEDITNKRYTLPYYLGKGNALTLFKTLYYIAYLDIIILVILKISPVSSLLVILTIIPLNKNIKLFHQNPIKSETFILSVKNFALMNMTHIILVLIALIFNW; this is encoded by the coding sequence TTGTATTTAATTAGTTTTCTTGAATTTATTGAAATTAAAACAAAATTGGCCAGTATGATACCATTTATATTGGGAACACTTTATTCTTTATACCGATATAAAAGCTTTAATTTGAAAAATTTTATTATTATGGGTATCTCACTATTAACATTCGATATGGCTACAACCGCAATTAACAATTATATTGATTACAAAAAAGATTTAAAGTGTAACAGACATAATCATGAAAATAAAAATGGAATCATAAGATATAACATCAAAGAATCCACAGCTGTAGCTATAATTTTTACCTTACTTGCAATAGCAATTTTCTTTGGGATTCTATTAACTTTAAACACTAATGTAGTTGTGCTCTTAATTGGAATTATTTCATTTTTAGCAGGTATATTCTATACATATGGGCCTATTCCAATTTCACGTATGCCACTAGGTGAAGTATTTTCTGGAGTATTTATGGGATTTATAATTCTATTTTTAGCTTGTTACATTCATATATCTGATAGAAATATAATTTCTATAATGTATGTTAGTAATATGTTAAACATCAGCATAAATCTAGTAGAATTGTTTTATATCTTTTTGATCTCCACCCCAACAATCAATGGCATAGCAAATATAATGCTTGCTAATAACATTTGCGATCTTGAAGAGGATATAACAAATAAGAGATACACGTTGCCTTACTATTTAGGTAAGGGGAATGCACTTACCTTATTTAAGACCCTATATTATATTGCATACCTAGATATTATAATTTTAGTTATATTGAAAATTTCACCAGTTTCATCATTGCTGGTAATTTTAACTATAATACCATTGAATAAAAATATAAAATTATTTCACCAAAACCCTATTAAAAGTGAAACCTTCATTTTATCCGTGAAAAATTTTGCATTAATGAACATGACTCACATCATATTAGTATTAATAGCGCTTATATTTAATTGGTAG
- the iscB gene encoding RNA-guided endonuclease IscB codes for MIVYVLNKIGKALMPTTPRKSRLLLKQKKAKVVTIKPFTIQLIFGSSGYKQDITLGIDSGYNNVGFSAVTEKKELIVGELTLLQGMKERLLEKSRYRKIRRSRLRHRKTRWSNRTKSKPKGWLAPSLQHKLDSHIKFIDSLYKILPITKCIIEVASFDIQKMKNDNISGVEYQQGDMMAFWNTREYVLHRDNHKCQNPNCKNKGKEQILEVHHIKFKSHGGTDSPSNLITLCNKCHTSPNHKKGKFLYDWCMEGKKVRGFKDATFMSMIRWYLVNKLKENHSNIETTYGYITKNHRIENKIEKTHYNDAFAIVKGINQVRNSKIFEVKQVRRNNRSLEKFYDSKYIDIRTGEKVSGGDLNNGRRTRNKNLNSENLHQYRGKKLSKGQRRIRKVKYFYQPNDLVNYEGKIYSVKGTQNGGAYIRLNEIKKVPRVDLLTPYKFMKGFVYGLYIKESQQILDNGAFNICL; via the coding sequence ATGATAGTCTACGTATTAAACAAAATAGGAAAAGCATTAATGCCTACTACACCTAGAAAATCTAGGTTATTGCTAAAACAAAAGAAAGCAAAAGTTGTAACAATTAAGCCATTCACAATTCAATTAATTTTTGGTAGTAGTGGATACAAGCAGGATATTACATTAGGAATTGATAGTGGATATAACAATGTTGGATTTTCTGCTGTAACTGAAAAGAAAGAATTAATTGTAGGTGAATTAACATTACTACAAGGTATGAAAGAAAGATTATTAGAAAAGTCAAGATATAGAAAAATAAGACGTTCAAGATTAAGGCATAGAAAAACTAGATGGAGCAATAGGACAAAATCAAAACCAAAAGGGTGGTTAGCACCTAGTTTACAACACAAATTAGATTCTCATATTAAGTTTATTGATAGTTTATATAAGATATTGCCAATAACTAAATGTATTATAGAAGTTGCGAGCTTTGACATTCAAAAAATGAAGAATGACAATATTAGTGGAGTAGAATACCAACAGGGAGATATGATGGCATTTTGGAATACTAGAGAATATGTACTTCATAGAGATAATCACAAATGTCAAAATCCTAACTGTAAGAACAAAGGCAAAGAACAAATATTAGAAGTACATCATATTAAATTTAAAAGTCATGGTGGAACAGATTCTCCTAGTAATTTAATAACTTTATGTAACAAGTGCCACACTTCTCCTAACCATAAAAAAGGAAAATTCTTATACGATTGGTGTATGGAAGGTAAGAAAGTTAGAGGATTTAAAGATGCTACCTTTATGAGTATGATTAGATGGTATTTAGTCAATAAGTTAAAAGAAAACCATAGTAATATTGAGACAACTTATGGCTATATAACAAAAAATCATAGGATTGAAAACAAAATAGAAAAAACTCATTATAATGATGCTTTTGCTATAGTTAAAGGTATTAACCAAGTTAGAAATTCAAAGATATTTGAGGTTAAACAAGTAAGAAGAAATAATAGAAGTTTAGAAAAATTTTATGATTCTAAATATATTGATATACGAACTGGAGAAAAAGTAAGTGGTGGAGATTTAAACAACGGCAGAAGAACTAGAAATAAAAATTTAAATTCTGAAAATTTACATCAATATAGGGGTAAGAAGCTATCAAAAGGACAGAGAAGAATAAGAAAGGTTAAATATTTCTATCAACCTAATGATTTAGTTAATTATGAAGGAAAAATTTATAGTGTTAAAGGGACTCAAAATGGTGGAGCATATATAAGATTAAACGAAATTAAGAAAGTTCCTAGAGTTGATTTATTAACGCCTTATAAGTTTATGAAAGGATTTGTGTATGGATTATACATCAAGGAATCACAGCAAATACTTGATAATGGTGCATTTAATATTTGTTTGTAA
- a CDS encoding transposase → MNDIAEEKHFWNERILWGDGYFACSIGNVNKEIIEKYIQSQG, encoded by the coding sequence TTGAATGATATTGCCGAAGAAAAACATTTTTGGAATGAGCGTATACTTTGGGGAGATGGTTATTTTGCTTGTAGTATCGGAAATGTAAACAAGGAAATTATTGAAAAATATATTCAAAGTCAAGGATAG
- a CDS encoding tyrosine-type recombinase/integrase: MVKLKWEDVFYEIGELKKEIRPIEKKTSKQKVFPINESMKKALLGYFEHIDKPSDDEYIFKSRQGGNSPLSVKMAWRIFNDIQDNVKLSTHIGTHSMRSATCF, translated from the coding sequence ATTGTAAAATTAAAATGGGAGGATGTTTTTTATGAAATTGGAGAACTAAAAAAAGAAATTAGGCCAATTGAAAAAAAGACAAGCAAACAAAAAGTTTTTCCTATAAATGAATCTATGAAAAAAGCTCTTTTGGGGTATTTTGAGCATATAGATAAGCCATCTGATGATGAGTATATTTTTAAATCAAGACAAGGAGGCAATAGCCCTTTAAGTGTAAAAATGGCCTGGAGGATATTCAATGACATACAGGATAATGTAAAGCTAAGTACTCATATAGGGACCCATAGTATGAGAAGTGCGACTTGTTTCTAA
- a CDS encoding MBL fold metallo-hydrolase, with the protein MLTHHDHDHMGAVKELVKKYPSVKVKCSAEC; encoded by the coding sequence ATTTTAACTCACCACGACCATGACCATATGGGAGCAGTAAAGGAACTTGTAAAAAAATATCCTTCTGTAAAGGTGAAGTGTTCCGCAGAGTGTTAA
- a CDS encoding DUF6618 family protein, protein MPIKFKCTMKTGKKTENWSGMITKLTKFGSHYELKIESRSRFIVVIGKTSYGNFACIPDYDVGCHLSTLNDLFWNSERLREIMNKVDAITVAHALQAVAEYIDLT, encoded by the coding sequence ATGCCAATTAAATTTAAGTGTACAATGAAAACGGGCAAAAAAACAGAAAACTGGTCTGGGATGATAACTAAATTAACTAAATTTGGCAGTCATTACGAGCTTAAGATTGAAAGTAGAAGTAGATTTATTGTAGTTATAGGCAAAACAAGTTATGGTAATTTTGCTTGTATTCCTGATTATGATGTAGGCTGTCATCTTTCTACCTTAAATGATTTATTTTGGAACTCTGAACGCTTACGTGAGATTATGAATAAAGTAGATGCCATAACTGTGGCTCACGCATTACAAGCTGTCGCTGAATATATTGATTTAACCTAA
- a CDS encoding ExeA family protein — protein MFKQFYGMSLNPFEKGIKEKDAYISRDLKEMISRLDYINETRGIGLFTASAGSGKTFALRCFAKKVNPNLAKVIYLCLTTVTTTEFYRQFCISLGLEPSSRKSDMFKSIKDYMESMSSDKRLHYILVWDEAQYLSNDILKELKLLMNFSMDSKDCFSLVLIGHPILNNILEKQIHEALKQRIIINYDFEGLSETEAIEYIHSRLSLAGASSEIIDDNAILAAYSSCAGSIRRLNMILTKSLIIGAQHEKTIIDTDTIMAAANEISLR, from the coding sequence ATGTTTAAGCAGTTTTATGGTATGAGCTTAAACCCTTTTGAAAAAGGCATTAAAGAAAAAGATGCATATATATCAAGGGATTTAAAAGAAATGATATCAAGACTTGATTATATTAATGAAACTAGAGGCATTGGATTATTTACGGCTTCGGCTGGGTCTGGAAAAACTTTTGCTCTTAGATGTTTCGCGAAGAAAGTCAATCCGAATTTAGCAAAGGTTATTTATCTTTGCCTTACTACCGTAACTACTACTGAGTTTTATCGTCAGTTTTGTATCTCCTTAGGACTTGAACCTTCCTCTCGTAAATCAGATATGTTTAAAAGTATAAAAGATTATATGGAAAGCATGAGCAGTGACAAACGTCTTCATTACATACTTGTATGGGATGAAGCACAGTATTTGAGTAACGACATATTAAAGGAATTAAAACTACTCATGAATTTTTCTATGGACTCAAAGGATTGTTTTTCACTGGTTTTAATAGGCCACCCTATACTTAATAACATCTTAGAAAAACAGATACATGAAGCATTAAAGCAAAGGATCATAATAAATTATGATTTTGAAGGACTTTCAGAGACTGAGGCTATAGAATACATTCATTCTAGACTCTCATTGGCAGGTGCTTCTTCTGAAATAATTGATGATAATGCCATTTTAGCTGCATATAGCAGCTGCGCTGGTTCTATAAGACGTCTAAATATGATATTAACAAAGTCTTTAATAATAGGTGCGCAGCACGAAAAAACAATAATTGACACGGACACAATAATGGCTGCAGCCAATGAAATATCGCTTCGTTAA
- a CDS encoding DDE-type integrase/transposase/recombinase, with translation MNNKEIIEIASIRLALIDAINNTFTEQSKIAYYRRVSINPVKLPNGNSVLYSPGTLSNWESEYNRFGFDALLPKTRSDIGQTRKLSDVAIEQIYTLKNNFPRINATLIYYKLIEDGFIKENDVSISTVQRFIKNKDLKSARCINMKDRKAFEEEFATGMYQGDTCYGPFITENGERKRTYVIMLIDDKSRLIVGGRFFYNDNSYNFQKVLKEAVARYGIPNKIYLDNGSPYRNEQLSLICGSLGIVELHTMVRDGASKGKVERNFRTLKSRWLNALDVESISSLAELNDELFTYINKHNITIHSSTNQRPIDRYKSDLAHVKVASNSEWLDNCFMNRVQRRVNNDATISIDKTSYDVPMQFIKQKVEVRYLPDDLDSGYIYYEKIKYSIRKTNKVENGKTKRKNPLNIDYSKDGVKYV, from the coding sequence ATGAATAACAAAGAAATAATCGAAATAGCATCTATTAGATTAGCACTAATAGATGCTATAAATAATACTTTTACTGAGCAATCTAAAATTGCTTATTATAGACGTGTTTCTATTAACCCTGTAAAATTACCTAACGGTAATTCAGTTTTGTATAGCCCGGGGACGCTTTCTAATTGGGAATCAGAGTATAATAGATTTGGTTTTGATGCCCTTCTTCCGAAGACGCGTAGCGATATAGGTCAAACCAGAAAGCTAAGTGATGTAGCCATAGAGCAGATATACACTTTAAAAAACAACTTCCCTAGAATTAATGCTACGCTTATATATTATAAACTCATCGAAGATGGCTTTATTAAAGAAAATGATGTATCAATTTCGACAGTTCAGCGGTTTATAAAAAACAAGGACCTTAAATCTGCTAGATGTATCAACATGAAAGATAGAAAAGCTTTTGAAGAAGAGTTTGCAACTGGTATGTATCAAGGAGACACGTGTTACGGTCCATTTATAACTGAAAATGGTGAGCGTAAGCGGACGTACGTAATTATGCTAATAGATGATAAGTCTAGGCTAATAGTAGGCGGTAGATTCTTTTACAATGATAATTCTTATAACTTTCAGAAAGTACTTAAAGAGGCTGTAGCTAGGTATGGAATTCCCAATAAGATCTACTTGGATAATGGTTCTCCGTACAGAAATGAACAATTAAGCCTTATATGCGGCTCTCTTGGAATAGTAGAGCTCCACACAATGGTAAGAGATGGAGCATCAAAAGGAAAGGTAGAAAGAAATTTCAGGACATTAAAAAGTAGATGGCTAAATGCTTTAGATGTAGAATCCATTTCCTCCTTAGCGGAGCTAAATGATGAATTATTCACCTATATTAATAAGCATAACATAACTATTCATTCTTCTACAAATCAGCGCCCTATTGATAGATATAAGAGCGATTTAGCTCATGTGAAAGTAGCATCTAACAGTGAATGGCTAGATAATTGTTTTATGAATCGCGTACAACGCAGAGTAAATAATGATGCAACTATAAGCATTGATAAAACCTCTTATGATGTACCTATGCAATTTATAAAACAGAAGGTTGAAGTGCGGTATCTACCTGATGACCTGGACAGTGGTTATATCTATTATGAGAAGATTAAATATAGCATTAGAAAAACAAACAAGGTTGAAAATGGTAAAACTAAACGTAAAAACCCACTTAATATAGACTATTCAAAGGATGGTGTTAAATATGTTTAA